One genomic window of Diospyros lotus cultivar Yz01 chromosome 8, ASM1463336v1, whole genome shotgun sequence includes the following:
- the LOC127808770 gene encoding uncharacterized oxidoreductase At4g09670-like, translated as MAETPVRFGVLGCANIARKMCRAIDLSPNSILYAIASRSLHKASRFAEETGFSSPVPKVYGSYEAVLDDHDVDAVYIPLPTGLHLRWAVLAAGKRKHVLLEKPAALNLSELDRILEACRSSGVQFMDATMWVHNLRTATMRGLLSDSERFGQLKSIHSCFTYEADRNFLQTNIRVKPELDGLGALGDIGWYCVQALLWAADYSLPKTITAWPAPDINAAGVILSCGSCLRWEDGKIATFYCSFLANLSMDLIVLGSKGSFRLNDFAVPFRENVASFHVGSQFRVPILSEETVASDLPQEALMIREFSGLVLGIRENGLEPERKWPAICRKTQMVVDAVKASIEMGFQPVEVGT; from the exons ATGGCAGAAACGCCGGTCCGATTCGGAGTGTTGGGCTGCGCCAACATTGCGAGGAAGATGTGCCGAGCCATCGACCTCTCGCCCAACTCCATCCTCTACGCAATAGCAAGCCGTTCTCTCCACAAAGCCTCAAGGTTTGCAGAAGAAACCGGCTTCTCTTCGCCGGTGCCGAAGGTCTACGGAAGCTACGAGGCGGTGCTCGACGACCATGACGTCGACGCAGTCTACATTCCTCTCCCGACGGGGCTGCACCTCCGTTGGGCTGTGCTGGCCGCCGGGAAGCGGAAGCACGTTCTGCTAGAGAAGCCGGCTGCGCTCAACTTGTCGGAGCTTGACAGGATCCTAGAGGCCTGTCGGTCCAGTGGCGTGCAGTTCATGGACGCCACTATGTGGGTGCACAACCTTCGGACGGCGACGATGAGGGGGCTGCTGTCTGATTCCGAGCGTTTTGGCCAACTCAAGTCG ATCCACAGCTGCTTCACATACGAAGCCGACCGCAACTTCCTGCAGACCAACATCCGCGTGAAGCCAGAGCTGGACGGCCTCGGCGCGCTCGGCGACATCGGCTGGTACTGCGTCCAGGCCCTCCTCTGGGCCGCCGACTACTCCCTCCCCAAAACCATCACCGCCTGGCCGGCCCCGGACATCAACGCCGCCGGCGTCATCCTCTCCTGCGGCTCTTGCCTCCGCTGGGAGGACGGCAAGATAGCAACCTTCTACTGCTCTTTCCTCGCCAATCTCAGCATGGATCTCATCGTTCTCGGCTCCAAGGGAAGCTTCCGACTCAACGATTTCGCCGTCCCTTTCCGGGAAAACGTTGCCTCTTTCCACGTCGGTTCGCAGTTCAGGGTGCCGATCCTGAGTGAAGAGACTGTGGCGAGCGATCTTCCTCAGGAAGCTTTGATGATTCGGGAGTTTTCCGGTTTGGTTCTGGGGATCCGGGAGAATGGGTTGGAGCCAGAGAGGAAGTGGCCGGCGATTTGCCGGAAAACGCAGATGGTGGTGGACGCTGTGAAAGCCTCGATTGAGATGGGGTTTCAGCCCGTTGAGGTTGGGACTTGA
- the LOC127808769 gene encoding uncharacterized oxidoreductase At4g09670-like, with the protein MSSEKPIRFGVLGCANIARKVSRAIRLAPNAALQAVGSRTREKASAFAAENGFPESAKIYGSYEAVLDDPDVDAVYVPLPTSLHAKWAVLAAQKKKHLLLEKPVALNAAELDTILAACESNGVQYMDATMWMHHPRTALMKQFLSDPHRFGQLKSVHSVFSYCPGEEFLRNDIRVKPDLDALGALGDTGWYCIRAILWANDYELPKTVTALREPEYNEAGVILSCAASLSWADSRIATFYCSFLTNLTMDISCAGAKGNLRVHDFVIPFREKAAKFYGASNSTFSTLALGCEPEPSEHAVETDLPQEALMVAEFARLAGSIERDGSKPEKKWGSISRKTQLVVDAVKASIERGFEPVEVVN; encoded by the exons ATGTCGTCGGAGAAGCCGATCCGCTTCGGGGTCCTGGGTTGCGCCAACATCGCCCGCAAGGTGTCGAGGGCCATCCGGCTTGCGCCCAACGCCGCGCTCCAGGCCGTCGGCAGCCGTACCCGCGAGAAGGCCTCCGCGTTCGCCGCAGAGAACGGATTCCCGGAGTCGGCCAAGATCTACGGCAGCTATGAAGCTGTTCTGGACGACCCCGACGTCGACGCCGTCTACGTCCCTCTCCCCACCAGCCTCCACGCCAAGTGGGCCGTTCTCGCCGCCCAGAAGAAGAAGCACCTGCTTCTGGAGAAGCCGGTGGCGCTGAACGCGGCGGAGCTGGACACCATTCTGGCGGCCTGCGAATCCAACGGCGTACAGTACATGGACGCCACCATGTGGATGCACCATCCCCGGACCGCTCTCATGAAGCAGTTTCTCTCCGATCCCCACCGTTTCGGCCAACTCAAATCG GTTCACAGCGTCTTCAGCTACTGTCCCGGCGAGGAGTTTCTCCGCAACGATATCCGCGTGAAGCCGGATCTCGACGCCCTCGGCGCACTCGGCGACACCGGCTGGTACTGCATCCGAGCCATCCTGTGGGCTAACGACTACGAGCTCCCCAAAACCGTAACCGCCTTGCGCGAGCCCGAGTACAACGAAGCCGGCGTGATCCTCTCCTGCGCCGCCTCCCTGAGCTGGGCGGACAGCCGAATCGCCACCTTCTACTGCTCTTTCCTGACCAATCTCACGATGGACATAAGCTGCGCCGGCGCGAAGGGAAACCTGCGAGTCCACGACTTCGTTATACCGTTTCGCGAGAAAGCCGCAAAGTTCTACGGAGCTTCGAATTCGACGTTCTCGACGCTTGCGCTGGGGTGCGAGCCGGAGCCGAGCGAGCACGCCGTCGAGACGGATCTGCCGCAGGAGGCTCTGATGGTGGCAGAGTTCGCTCGTTTGGCCGGCAGCATTGAGAGAGACGGATCGAAACCGGAGAAGAAGTGGGGGAGCATCAGCCGGAAGACTCAGCTGGTTGTGGATGCCGTCAAGGCTTCGATCGAGCGCGGCTTCGAGCCTGTCGAGGttgtgaattaa